DNA from Salmo trutta chromosome 14, fSalTru1.1, whole genome shotgun sequence:
ATACCTAATAATTGCTTCGCACCTTTTATTTTAACCTTCATTTAGTCAGTATTTAGCAAGTCAGtcaagagcaaattcttatttacaatgacggcctaccgggaaacagcgggttaactgccttgctcaggggcagaattacagattttttaccttgtcagctcagggattcgatccagcaacctttgggttactggcccaatgctctaaccactaggatacctgccgccccaaaccaGGGACCTTCTACACATCGGTTTCACTGCGATTCATTGACGCTAATGTCACTATGTAAGCCTATACCATTTGATGCCAGGTAGTTACTTATTGTGTTAAATTCTGGGGTAAGTACCATCTTAAACTGGACTCTTAAATAAAGCATTACCGATTTCTTTAGCTTATTCGGTATGCTCCGTCTTTGCAGAGTGGATCAGGGATCCCGAACCACGTGCTCTCGTCCAGAGGTTACTTCTTTGACAACCCCCGTCGGTACGATAGCGACGATGACTTGGCGTGGAGCATCCCTCCTCAGAACAACTCCACAAGGTACAGTACAGTTAAGACAGGGATAGGTTACTTTTCAGTATGTTTTAGATTTAAAAGATATACTGaaataactacactgaacaaaaatataaacacaacaggtaaagtgttggtcccatgtttcatgagctgaaataaagtatcccagaaatgttccatatgtatttcaaatgttgtgcacaaatttgtttacatccctgttagtgagtatttctccattgccaagataatccagccaactgacaggtgtggcatatcaagaatctgactaaacagcatgatcattacacaggtgcaccttttgctggggacaataaaatgacACTCTAAAATGGGTCATTtactcacacaacacaatgccacagatgtcccaagttttgagggagcatgcaattggcatgctgactgcaggaacatccaccagagctgttgccagagaatgaatgttcatttctctaccataagccgcccccaacgtcattttagaaaatttggcagtatgtccaacaggcctcacaaccgcagaccatgtgtatggcgttgtgtgggtgagcggtttgctgatgtcaatgttgtaaacagtgccccatgatggcggtggggttatggtatgggcaggcataagctacggataacgaacacaattgtattttatagatggcaatttgaatgcgcaAAAAAacagatcctgaggtccattgtgaggcccattttatTTTTAAGGTAtcagtgaccaacagatgcatatctgttttcCCAGTCATATGATATccttagattagggcctaattaattaatttaaattgactgatttcctcatgtttggtttttatttttaaactaaAGTATTTGTTTATCTTTTGTTTCTATAGCCTAATTACAGACTGCTACGACTGGGGCAGCCACAACAGCAGTTTCACTGTCCAAAAGGGGACGGACGAACAACGGTTGGCACCGGTGACGGGAGAGCTTCATCCATACTGAGACATAAGTCCAGGgtcggggtcaattccatttcaattcattcAAATCAGGAAGCAAAAATTCAAATTCTCCTAaatgaaaagcaaaaaaatgttaaatggaattgaccacaaCTCTGAACCAGTCCACACTGCACTGTACAGCAACGCAATGCACTTTGTAAACTTTGACACTTCGACAGCATCCGTATTTTGTCCATCAGCCACCATACTGCATTAGTCACTTAGTGTTAATGTAGACCAGTGTTTCCATTACTATTTCACTCGGGGCCCCCCTTCCatcattggggaacatcccgttagctgacatgggctagttggtctggacatttttgacaagttataaatagctctcgaAGGTATGCAATTAATGACAAGAGGAAGACAGATGACACACTACCCAAAATTGtgccttgtgcattctactattacaactttcaagagtaagttgtaAGCCTGACTGAGTTcctcaacaaacaaaaaaaactctgTCCCccaccccacagtttgggaaccactgatataGACATTTTAGAAAGTCATCTAGAAAACCTGTGAAATAAACCCATACTATAATCTAGCACTAAGTCATGCACAAACTTATACATCAAGGTAGTTGACCTTAGACAATATCAATATCCTAAAGCCTGTATATAATGACACAAATACAGAAACAAAATCATGTCATATCTATATCCGCAGTAAATACGACTATGAACATACATTAATTTATTGGTGATGTAATGGTGAAAAAAATTGTATTCTATATTTTTAAACAGGAAGTTTTTTTTTTCATGTAATTTGTAATGAAGAAAGTTTCACTGATCAGATGCTCTATTTTGTGTCCGCTTTTCTGTCTGTATCGTGGTCGGTATTGACACAAACATGAATAAAAGGACATTTGTGGTGACAGCTTACTTACCGTTCTTGATTTAGTCACTAGCTGAAACAGAATTGACCCCGACGTTGTCTACAATTTCATTCATGATGAGGTCAGAACAAGTCCAAATAACACAACAGAACCCTTTTCAGGGTTTATTGCTAAAAATGacttaaaaatatgaaatgaagCATATAGAGCCTGCTGGTttttgttctacctgataattcatTGCACCCACCTAGTGTCCAAggtataaatcagtccctgattaaagGGGAACAATGACAAAACAACACAGTGGAACTTGCTTTGAGGGGTATGAAGTACACCTTTCTGTTCCAGTGAGGTCAAATAGTATTGTTCCAAATGTGCTTGTACATAATAGCTCATGGCACAAATCTGAAAAGATGCACAAAAAGTTTTGAATGACAACCAGAaatatttattcctctgttcaaATAAATATAATGAAATAAGAATACACATCAATACAGGTGCAactatatatattcatatagatTTGAAAAAAGTTCAGTAATTTTCCTTTTACAAATAGTACAACTTTCTGGGGAATCTGAATGTTACAAAGGCAGAGCTAGCAGAAGAGCGTAGAGATCATTGGAGACAAAATGGTGGATTTCATCCAAGAAAGCAGGCTCAagctttttttattcattttttaaaaacacttttttggaaCTTAAGGCAGACAAGTGGATTGCACAGGACGTTCTGGTGTTTTTGAAAGCATGCGAggctcagacagacacacacacgcttttCCTCTAAGATAATAATTTTATCTTGTCTATTTCCTTCATTTTAAGCAAAGAAGGAACAGCTTGTTCAATCTCCATAGCGTTCACATTCAAGGTGACATTAGCGTTGCTATTTATGTTAGCATAAGCATCCGGCAGCTACCACTGACTCAATTCCTACTTACTGGACCACATGTCTACCTTTGTTTGATTAGATAGAGATCTTTCTTTTACAAAACATGTGTTACAAAGTATTACACATGTATTGTATGGCTACCGATTGTTTGATCTTTGCACATAAGGCAATCTTCACTTGCGACATTTTCTAACCAATGTTACTCAAGGGGGTGATGATGCACAAACTAAAAACGTATATGGCGGGAAAAACTAAAATGTGCTTTGACATGATAGAAAAGAAAGGCAACGTAAAATCTTTGGTCCACATGGTAAAATACCTACTTCAGACAGAAATAAAACATGTATAGTGTGTGGAAcgttagggctgttttcctaaagttaaatccgctttgtgttttgtttccttggtACGATACTAACGaatatcgcgatactggtatcgtccaaGCCCTAAAGGGTATGACAGTACAAAAATGTTGTGTGACGTTAAATGCCATTACACGTATCCATTTTGAATTGATTTACACGTATCCATTTTGAATTGATTTACACGTATCCATTTTGAATTGATTTACACGTATCCATTTTGAATTGATTTACACGTATCCATTTTGAATTGATTTACATGGCAAGCTCACCAAGACACCCCAGTAAACTTGACCATCATGGGGGAACAAATCCCACTGCTTGTTTCGAGTtgctttccccccccccccacaccattgGCTGCATTCTCCATTATACTTTAACAGTACTCTTCTCCAACATGGCAGTTTCACAGGATGATAGCTTATTTAAGTGAACTATGAAACAAAATACTGGTTTCGCTTTTTCATTGCCATGAAAACACCTCTTACACATTTGGGATTGCCGTCACCCTGGCAAGTCTCGTCTTTCATAAAACCAACAAAATAATAGGATAAGAATAAAACACCATGAACCGTTCTGTCACCAAATAGAATAGGTATGAGAGAAGTAACGCAAGCTTATCGTTGTCAACAGATGAACAATTTGCGGATTGTGTCTTTTCACATTTAAATGAGGCTTTATATAATACATTTGTGATGCGCAGAAAGACTGGGTTACCACGTGGAGATGTTAAAAACACTCCTAAACAGCACAGTTAAATGCACAGACAAAAGCAGACAGTCGCTCACATAGACATTCGTTCAatacatgcactcactcacacagaaaAAAGGTTACACCTCTAGGATAGCAAAAAGCAGTATGCTTATCAAGTTTGTGGTCGTAAAAGTATGGAATGAATCCTCGTTATCCTTTAGCTGCAACTGGCGATCAACGACAAACATGtactcactcaaacacacacacacaggtgggtCTAGCTCACAACTAGTATGCCTGAAATGGTGAACACTTTCACCCACAAAAGTAAAgacaaacatttaaaaacaacgAAATGAGGTACAGATTTCTCACATTGAGCGCTACGCTCTATGGAAAGAGACCTAGATTTagaaggaaggggagagaaggagagttaTACATAGaggaagaaggaaggaaggagggaggaggggatgggggttCAGTGTATCCTGAAGTCCCTGAACTTGGTCTTATTCTGGGGAGGAATAAGACTATTGCAGTTCTCTCTGGGCTGGCTCCTCCTGGTGGCTAGGAGGTGGTAGTGCTGTTGAAGGGTGTTACCTCTTCTTCTTCAGCAAGGCACGGAAAGCATGGAGCTGATGGATGCTTGTGGAGAGCCTAGCGAGAAAACAgaaggggggaggagatggggagagaaataGATTGAGAAACTATTTATGACAATGTATGCAATATTTGGCAATATTTACTAAATGTCATGCTAATAGTAATTTGAAATTGCAAGACAGAGAAAGCGcgagaaagagtgtgagagaaagagagagatgctaACATTACTTGAATGTACCAATTCCATAGCACATGGTTTATGATCTGATACGCAAAACgatgccggattcaaaacttcaaatttttaaattcttgcaaccaatagaatgtaatatatatgggggactgtccatatgtagcttgtttttggtcacaggtccagtaatggctgaagaattgcaacatttacctggagctaacagtgcagatagcaatacttagtgatttgaaaagtcataatcAATCACTAATAATAATTCAAGATACAATTTTTAGCAAAAAGTATTATATTATACTTTTAGCAAAACATTTTATCAttgatttacaatctgtagaaactatgagaatagaaaggttcagaacttttgtgaagcatcacagcacagttgaaaaatatatggcaaatagaaatccaatatggatggtgttatgAGATAGATGGGAGGAGTTGAATGGAGcagaagggtgggactaataacaagatgcaAAACAttctgtgtctgtaaaatgtatataggttcagaacttttgtgaaacagcacagttaaaaatatattgcaaatagaaactggatggacatcagaaatacatgggagaggttgagggtagaggaaggacaggactaaaaacaaacaaaatagaactattgtcaaattgattgtgcccgtaaaatgtatatagggtgtataagctggaagtagaagcctaagtgttgttttAGTTTaatccaattaggggaggggtggtagggttagtggAAAATAATATGAATCCCCCGTCATGAGGCCAACTGTGTTCATTACACACCAAAGGGAACAAAACAGACTGAAACCGAAGGACTATCTGGATTTTTTCCAGCATGAAATTATCATTTTTGTTTtccgttttaaaatgttttcccattgtgtgccctaatgaacaccacCCAGTTTCCAAGGCAGTAGTACCAGCCATAAAGAGACAACATGTATAAAAGTGGTATCAACCTCCCAAAGCCGTTGAGCAAGGCCACTATCTCCTGCCGTGTCAGCTGGAAGCCCTTAGAGGGGCTGTGTTCCGGTAGATTCTTGATCTCCTTCTCAGAGAAAAGGATCTTCAACGCTGTGCCCAGCCCTTGGGTCTGCAATGGGGTGTCGGGGAGCAATGGGTTTATCATGTGAGAAAGCCTGAGATCTCACACACGCCAATCCATGATCCCACGTGGTTTATTGGTGATAAGGTTTCATGAGCGTATAATTATTTTAAcgtttctcaatcctggtcctgcaCCCTTTggttcaactaatcatcaagtctATGATTAGTGGAATCATGTGTCTTCTTAttaaggcaaaaactaaaatgtgccctgggtccccaggaccaggattgagacaCTGACAAAAGGGTTGAAACATTGTCGCCCATGAACCACATGGGAGCGTAGATTTCAATGTTCAGAGTCTCTTTTTACCTTATGAACATATTTGATATCCAGTAAATGTTCAGAAACATTGGATGTGGATACTGGTATGTCATATTCTCCAATATATCATCAGATCTAACACTGTCCCACGATATAGGGTACAATTCCATATTGCTTCTTCCTCTTGACTTTACTAAAAATTCATtggttttggttattgtcctaAGGGTATTGTTACTGCTTATAAATGGTGCCCGTGTTACGTGCCGGGATCAGTTTGAAATCAGAAAAGTATCCTTTGAATTAAATCTTCATACATCAAGAACTTAAgatatattttctacattatgtATTAAACTGAAGCAAGTTGCACTGTAATTTGCAATGTAACTAAATAACCCTGATATGAAGAGAAATAAATGAAAAACTGTCTGATCACATCTACAAATAGCACTCATTGCATAACAGCTAACTACAGCACAGCACAATGGATAATGGGTAACTACCGCTAAAAATAACCATGGGTCCCCAGGTGACAAAATGGCGTACCTGTAGCTTCCCCCACAGTCGACATTTACTGCAGCCCACACAGTCCATGATCCgggaaatgtttttaaaatgtagccGGAATTCCTCCTGGTAAAAACGGGGCGAGAGAGACGGGAATGTTTCAGGCTTTGCTTCCTGTGGGGGTATGAGCTAGGCTCAATGCGGATAAATAGCCTGCAAACACCTGCATTCATTCAGTATAATTTGAACAGATTTAGTCATAATCAGTGAGGCTGAGGaattaaaacaaacacacacactcaccaagtCAGTTGTCATTAGCTTAGCTATTATGACTTCATGTTAGcctaaatgtacagtatgtaggtcTACTAGGCCATATCATGAATGTGTCAAGTCAAGTTCAATGGACGAGTCAAAATCATTATACAGTGCATAAAAAAACACTGTCTGTTGAACGGCTGGCTCATTTAGTTAGCTGCTCGTGCAGTGAGCTAGCACAAAAATCTGCAAAGACACATCTGCTCTCCACAGTCCAAATTAAGTCCCACTGTACAAAGCTATGGTAGGGACCAAACCATTGAGATACGGGTCAAACCTATTCTACGATTTGCTTATGGCAAATATAAGCATGTTAGTTAGCATTGCTATGTGGTACTAATAGTGAAATGAAAGTGAGATGCGTGGACTCACCTTCAACGTTTTTGCTTCGATCTTCTGCCCAGCAAACATGGACTTCTCGTCAAAGTGCATTGGGAAAGCTCTGGGAGACGAGAATAGACGGTTATTTCAAAGACAAGACAATATCCACTCTAATTCACAGTCAAAACCGACCACTTGAACTGAAACTCATGGTCTCATTGAAGCCCTAGAGTTCAGTAGGGCGAAAGATTATTAAGACTCAATTGGTCTTGTGGCCTGGTTGGTTTAGCTGTAATGCTGCAGCCTCTGGCACATGTCTACAGTGTCGGCATAGGTTTGAATCCAGCCTACAGAAAACGTATCCACCTTCTCTCGATCTTTCTTCACTgtcaccctcctctctcactaTCGCTTctataaatatttttaaaaatagctttaaaaaatataccctactgttcaaaagtttggggtcacttagaaatgtccttgttttgtaaagaaaagcaaatttttttgtccattaaaataacatcaaattgatcaaattctcccatggaatagccttcatttcacagaacaaaaatagactgacgagtttcagaaagttctttgtttctggccattttgagactataatcgaacccacaaatgctgatgctccagatactcaactagtctaaagaaggccagtttattgcttctttaaatcagcacaacagtttccagctgtgctaacataattgcaaaagggttttctaatgatcaattagccttttaaaaatgatcaacttggattagctaacacaacatgccattggaacacaggagtgatggttgctgataatgggcctctgtacgcctatgtagatattccattaaaaatcctgtttccagctacaatagtcatttacaacattaacaatgtctagctttgctttcaaaaacaagaacatttcaaagtgaccccaaacttttgaacagtagtgtatgtgaaataaataaaaaaaactaacttGGTCTCGTTGAAGAACTGCAACAGTAACTCTTTGGTGGCTCGGTCCTCTTGACGGTCACCCGTGTACAGGTTGACGAAGGCTCGATCAAAGTAGGGCGCCACCTTTGAGAGGGCACGTAGCTCGATCAGGTAGAGAAAGTAGAGGTTCTTGAGGCGCCGCGTACCCTCGCCCTTGGTCTCGGCCGGGTCGAAGCGCTGGCGGAACTCCTGCACATTGGGGCCCCACAGGGACTTGCCCCAGCCCTCTGACGAGAGCAGGAGTGAGTGAATAGTGAGGGTTACATCGACGTTGGCACAACGTTATGATGACGTTAGGGTGAACAATTGGGACCACTGATTTAGAAACCTTGATGCATTGACGTTACGAAGAAGTAAACACAGTGAGTCTGTTATACAATGATAAAACAGCCTCATATGAAAGTATCCCAATACAAGAACACTTACAAAAGTAGAGTAAATATACAGAAAATGCACAATTGGTTTCACACAAACACCAATACACAACATACATTACTACAACCAGAGATAGAATCCGCCACGCAAATTGCCATGGTTCATCATCAAAATTGCCATAGAATAGAAGAAGCACCTCGAGTCTAAGAATTATAATTCTATGACCATATAACGGTGGTGACTGTTTTGACATCTATGGAGAGGAAGTGGTCCGTTTTTCCTACCGTCCAATAGGTACTCTGCACACAGGTGGATGTTTATGCTGCTGTGGAGACCAGAGATGAGCCGGTAGAACACCCTCTTCTCCAAACACAGACctagaagggagggagagagtgtgtgtagaggggtgatgg
Protein-coding regions in this window:
- the LOC115208545 gene encoding ERO1-like protein beta isoform X2, which encodes MLRGLCYLWMASLLPITFSGQLHSELTGVLDDCFCDIESIDVFNNFKIYPRIQKLTERDYFRYYRVNLNRPCPFWADDGHCSIKDCQVEPCPESKIPVGIKSGNYNRYSQVANANTDIVDCEQAQDLGAINSTLSNYSKEAFEDWARHDDAQDHFCELDDETSPDADYVDLLLNPERYTGYKGPSAWRVWNSIYEENCFKPRSVYRPLNPLVPPRGGDDDGEGFYNWLEGLCLEKRVFYRLISGLHSSINIHLCAEYLLDEGWGKSLWGPNVQEFRQRFDPAETKGEGTRRLKNLYFLYLIELRALSKVAPYFDRAFVNLYTGDRQEDRATKELLLQFFNETKAFPMHFDEKSMFAGQKIEAKTLKEEFRLHFKNISRIMDCVGCSKCRLWGKLQTQGLGTALKILFSEKEIKNLPEHSPSKGFQLTRQEIVALLNGFGRLSTSIHQLHAFRALLKKKR